The following DNA comes from Syntrophorhabdaceae bacterium.
GTAAAATCAAGCGAGATGACAAAATATACAGCCAACTCGATGCTTGCCACCCGCATATCATTTATGAACCAGATCGCGAATATATGCGACAGGCTCGGCGCTGACGTTATGATGGTTATGCGGGGGATCGGGAGCGATTCAAGGATAGGTCCCAAATTTCTCTTTCCCGGCATCGGTTTCGGCGGTTCATGTTTTCCAAAAGACGTCAGGGCATTGATCAACACATCACAGGGACTTGGATATGAACCAACGATACTGGAAAAGGTGATGGAGGTCAATGAACGGCAGAGAGAGTCATTCGCAGAAAAGATCGCATCCTTTTATCATGGCAAACTGAAAGGCAGAAAATTCGCCGTATGGGGGCTTGCCTTTAAACCGAACACCGACGATATGCGCGAGGCCCCTTCCGTTGAGATCGTCAACAGCCTTACAAAAAACGGGGCATTCTGTAATCTCTTTGACCCGAAGGCAATGGAGATTGCCAGATCGATATTCGTGAAGAACAAAAATATCCGGTTCGGGAAAAACCAGTACGAGGTCCTCAAGGGGGTAGACGGGCTCATCCTCCTGACCGAGTGGCTTTCTTTCCGGGAACCTGACTTCGACAAGATCAAATCCCATATGAAAACACCTGTCATCTTTGACGGCAGGAACCAGTACAACCCGCGGAGCATGGCACGACTGGGGTTCCAGTACATCTGTATAGGCAGACCAATAGCATATTAGCGCAGTGACTATGTACAGATACCATACGTATAATGAACCGAAGCGGATACTCGTGACCGGCGGCGCCGGTTTCATCGGGTCTCATCTCTGCGAAAAACTCCTCAAAAACGGGCACGAGGTCATCTGCCTTGACAATTACTTCACAGGCACGAAAGAAAACATCACCGCCCTTATGAAAAATCCCCGTTTTGAATTCCTGAGACATGATGTGACTGAACCGGTACTGACTGAAGTTGACTGGATATTCAATCTCGCCTGTCCGGCAAGCCCTATCCATTACCAGTACAACCCGGTAAAGACAATCAAGGTCAACGTCCTCGGCGCACTCAATATGCTGGGACTCGCAAAAAGGGTAAGGGCAAGGGTTATGCAGGCATCAACAAGCGAGATATACGGCGACCCGGATATCCACCCTCAGCAGGAGGAATACTGGGGTAACGTAAATCCCATCGGGAAAAGAAGCTGTTACGATGAAGGGAAACGGGTGGCAGAGACCCTGTTCTTCGATTATCTGAGACAGAACAAGGTCGATATCAAGGTCGTCCGCATATTCAATACATACGGGC
Coding sequences within:
- a CDS encoding nucleotide sugar dehydrogenase — its product is VKSSEMTKYTANSMLATRISFMNQIANICDRLGADVMMVMRGIGSDSRIGPKFLFPGIGFGGSCFPKDVRALINTSQGLGYEPTILEKVMEVNERQRESFAEKIASFYHGKLKGRKFAVWGLAFKPNTDDMREAPSVEIVNSLTKNGAFCNLFDPKAMEIARSIFVKNKNIRFGKNQYEVLKGVDGLILLTEWLSFREPDFDKIKSHMKTPVIFDGRNQYNPRSMARLGFQYICIGRPIAY
- a CDS encoding SDR family oxidoreductase, with amino-acid sequence MYRYHTYNEPKRILVTGGAGFIGSHLCEKLLKNGHEVICLDNYFTGTKENITALMKNPRFEFLRHDVTEPVLTEVDWIFNLACPASPIHYQYNPVKTIKVNVLGALNMLGLAKRVRARVMQASTSEIYGDPDIHPQQEEYWGNVNPIGKRSCYDEGKRVAETLFFDYLRQNKVDIKVVRIFNTYGPRMRPDDGRVISNFIVEALNNKPVTIYGDGTQTRSFCYIDDMVEGMIRMMDYETGKHERGRDYTKPTLSGFPGPTNLGNPVEVSILSIAQKIIKLTGSGSRIVFEKLPDDDPRRRCPDIGKAKKHLQWQPRISLDDGLKKTIAYFKKQLIINRIS